A part of Candidatus Moraniibacteriota bacterium genomic DNA contains:
- a CDS encoding glycosyltransferase, with amino-acid sequence MRSKHVDVVEKYCYPVAAGIEVNTVETYSVFVKNDWSVTMHASNDTLTEKHVLPNREIHRGMTIQRYPFTFAGYFPRIRWAQTDAVCLHNFNVVPHFFIMLYTLIRKLLGRKRYALLLTPHGGFNPEWSVFPRWQVLLKRTYHYTIGAWLINRSVDGVRAVSEWERQEMIKCGIRREIISVISNGLEDEAFGDVDMEVSDTMKQTVQSWGRYIIQVGRVYGIKNYETVIRALPNIPSDVKFVIVGPEADVAYRKKLESLSAELGVSGRVIFAGVIRGYDKYYCIKHAEMMVHMAIWESFCNVVHEGLSQGLVCIVADNTALPLLIRNGINGFVLPTKDSVSLGEKITFVLQNKNADEIRNIREYNEKHGRDNSWESVAQKMETWYEEKISRVRSV; translated from the coding sequence ATCCGGTTGCTGCTGGAATAGAGGTGAATACGGTAGAAACGTACAGTGTTTTTGTAAAGAATGATTGGAGTGTTACGATGCACGCTTCAAATGATACTCTCACAGAGAAACATGTTCTGCCTAATCGGGAGATTCATCGCGGGATGACTATTCAACGGTACCCTTTCACATTTGCAGGATATTTCCCGCGTATTAGATGGGCGCAGACAGATGCAGTTTGTTTGCATAATTTCAATGTTGTGCCGCATTTTTTTATTATGCTGTACACGTTGATTCGAAAGCTGTTAGGAAGAAAGCGATATGCGCTTTTGCTTACGCCGCATGGAGGGTTCAATCCGGAATGGTCAGTATTCCCGAGATGGCAAGTGCTCTTGAAGCGGACATATCACTATACTATTGGTGCTTGGCTTATTAATAGATCTGTTGACGGTGTTCGCGCGGTATCTGAATGGGAGCGACAAGAGATGATCAAGTGTGGTATTAGGCGTGAGATTATTTCTGTTATCTCAAATGGTCTTGAGGATGAGGCATTTGGCGATGTGGATATGGAGGTGAGCGATACTATGAAGCAAACCGTTCAGTCATGGGGGCGGTATATTATCCAGGTGGGACGAGTTTACGGGATTAAGAATTATGAGACGGTTATTCGCGCGTTGCCAAACATCCCTTCTGATGTGAAGTTTGTTATTGTTGGACCGGAAGCGGATGTTGCCTATCGGAAGAAGCTCGAGTCTCTCTCTGCAGAACTTGGTGTTTCGGGGCGCGTCATTTTTGCTGGAGTGATACGAGGATACGACAAATATTATTGTATAAAACATGCTGAGATGATGGTGCATATGGCGATTTGGGAGAGCTTCTGTAATGTGGTGCACGAGGGACTGAGTCAGGGGCTCGTGTGTATTGTGGCTGATAACACGGCGCTCCCCCTCCTTATTCGTAATGGAATTAATGGATTTGTTTTGCCGACGAAAGACAGTGTCTCCTTGGGGGAGAAGATAACTTTCGTTTTGCAGAACAAAAATGCTGATGAGATACGGAATATACGAGAATACAACGAAAAGCATGGACGGGATAATTCTTGGGAGAGTGTCGCTCAAAAAATGGAAACATGGTATGAAGAAAAAATTTCTCGTGTTCGCTCGGTCTAG